One window of the Oceanicoccus sp. KOV_DT_Chl genome contains the following:
- the fliD gene encoding flagellar filament capping protein FliD, whose translation MASITSVGVGSGLDLEDLITNIVEAERAPTEARLNIQEAETQGSISAFGSLKSTLSAFQDTLSGLTDSANFSSRKATSGNTESFTATSDSSAEIANYNIAVLSLASASKVATNGSFVDPDATVGEGTLTLGFVDGDSFDIAVAATDSISDIRDAINNATDNTGITASLLTVDAGLNDGSTITELVLTSTSTGEANQITISVDDTGDADDTNDSGLSLFYFDGSDPDAVSNQLTNKNTAQDASITVDGFTAYSASNVFDSVIDGISITAVTADENPSDPTSAVLNVAIDTAGVQKEITSFAATYNELIIVLNQLTDYNAETETRGILSSDSSARIIEQQIRRIMSNTVEGAPSDFNSLAYLGFATNQNGTMKLDEDDLSEAISSNFDDLSSIFTGDSGIATQLDDLLESFLQSGGTIDVKENILKEELDTIEDARLSLGYRLEAIEARYRSQFAALDILVAQLNQTGNFLSEQLEATANIISGSKK comes from the coding sequence ATGGCATCTATAACATCAGTTGGCGTTGGTTCTGGTCTTGATCTTGAAGATCTAATCACCAATATCGTAGAAGCTGAACGCGCTCCTACAGAAGCTCGGCTGAACATCCAGGAGGCCGAAACACAAGGCAGCATCTCCGCATTTGGTAGCTTGAAAAGCACTTTATCAGCGTTCCAAGATACCCTTAGCGGTTTAACTGATAGCGCTAACTTCTCCAGCCGCAAAGCGACTTCAGGAAACACTGAGTCATTTACTGCTACATCCGACTCAAGCGCCGAGATTGCCAATTATAATATCGCCGTGCTGAGCCTGGCCTCAGCCAGCAAAGTCGCCACCAACGGCAGCTTTGTCGACCCTGACGCCACAGTCGGTGAGGGCACACTAACCTTAGGCTTTGTCGATGGCGATAGCTTTGATATCGCCGTGGCAGCCACTGACTCTATTAGCGACATACGCGACGCTATCAATAACGCCACTGACAATACGGGTATTACCGCAAGCCTGCTCACCGTCGACGCAGGTTTAAATGACGGCAGCACCATCACGGAACTGGTTCTTACTTCAACCAGTACCGGTGAAGCCAATCAAATTACCATCAGCGTCGACGATACCGGCGATGCTGACGACACCAATGACAGCGGATTATCACTATTTTACTTTGATGGCAGCGATCCGGATGCTGTGAGCAATCAACTCACCAATAAAAATACCGCTCAAGACGCCAGCATTACCGTTGACGGTTTCACCGCCTACAGCGCAAGCAATGTTTTCGATAGCGTGATTGATGGTATTTCTATTACTGCGGTAACTGCTGATGAAAACCCATCAGATCCGACCAGCGCAGTGCTTAATGTAGCGATTGATACCGCAGGGGTGCAAAAGGAAATCACTTCATTTGCCGCCACCTATAACGAGCTCATCATCGTCCTCAATCAACTCACTGACTACAATGCAGAAACCGAGACCCGCGGCATACTCAGCTCTGATTCCAGCGCCCGCATTATCGAACAACAAATAAGACGTATCATGAGCAATACAGTTGAGGGCGCACCCAGCGACTTTAATAGTCTTGCTTACTTGGGCTTTGCCACTAATCAAAACGGTACGATGAAGCTGGATGAAGACGACTTAAGTGAAGCCATATCATCGAACTTTGATGATTTATCTAGTATTTTTACTGGCGACAGCGGCATTGCCACTCAGCTCGATGACTTACTGGAATCCTTTTTACAATCTGGCGGCACTATCGACGTCAAAGAAAATATTCTTAAAGAAGAGCTAGATACTATTGAAGATGCCCGCTTGAGCCTAGGCTATCGACTCGAAGCCATAGAAGCTCGCTACAGATCACAATTTGCGGCACTCGATATTCTAGTAGCCCAACTTAATCAAACAGGTAATTTCCTAAGCGAGCAACTTGAAGCTACAGCCAATATCATTAGCGGCAGTAAAAAATAA
- a CDS encoding flagellin has product MPQVINTNVASLNAQRNLDKSQGALQTSLQRLSSGLRINSAKDDAAGLAIVDRFTSQIRGLNQAARNASDGISISQVAEGAMAESTNILQRMRELAIQSANGSNSADDRANLNKEVVQLQAELTRIADTTRFGTQKLLDGSFGSQSFQVGANANETIDVDLTQSFTAASLGTESINGSAAVTISGTVSVAGLGTTAAGITSTDTLTIIGVATASVTLAATDSAKTIAAAINTAYDTATGQTGVGAGATAGTASATITFAAATGTAANTINLTVAGDVVSVAIGTASATASQVAVLVFDQLDAMSNGTTATINSAAGTITLVDADGDNIAITASFASAATSIDLGGGLIASTGVSATATATGTVTYATAAQSISSTESGIASLAVSGTGDFTATDLTLAATFATTGVGIAVGNSIADVDISTVSGAQSAIAVTDDAISTIDNARADLGAIQNRLESTISNLTSISENVSAARSRVQDADFASETASLTRNQILQQAGISVLSQANSLPQQVLSLLQ; this is encoded by the coding sequence ATGCCACAAGTTATTAATACCAATGTTGCGTCCTTGAACGCTCAGCGGAACCTGGATAAGTCGCAAGGGGCCCTACAAACCTCGCTACAGCGCCTTTCTTCAGGTTTACGTATCAACTCAGCGAAAGACGATGCGGCAGGTCTAGCCATCGTTGACCGTTTCACGTCTCAGATCCGAGGCCTAAACCAGGCAGCTCGTAACGCTTCCGACGGTATCTCTATATCGCAGGTTGCTGAAGGGGCGATGGCTGAGTCTACCAACATCCTCCAGCGGATGCGGGAACTGGCGATCCAGTCAGCTAACGGCTCTAACTCCGCCGATGACCGCGCCAACCTTAACAAAGAGGTTGTGCAGCTGCAGGCGGAATTAACCCGTATTGCAGACACCACCCGATTCGGTACCCAGAAGCTACTTGACGGTTCTTTCGGTTCGCAAAGCTTCCAGGTGGGTGCTAATGCCAACGAAACAATCGATGTGGATTTGACTCAAAGCTTTACGGCAGCCTCACTAGGTACCGAAAGCATTAATGGTAGTGCCGCAGTTACCATTTCCGGTACAGTTTCTGTCGCCGGTCTAGGTACCACTGCAGCAGGTATCACCAGTACTGACACCTTGACTATTATTGGTGTTGCAACTGCTAGTGTTACACTCGCCGCCACTGATAGTGCCAAAACTATCGCAGCAGCAATCAATACTGCGTACGATACTGCTACAGGCCAAACTGGTGTTGGTGCTGGCGCTACTGCCGGTACTGCTTCAGCTACTATTACTTTTGCTGCAGCTACAGGTACGGCAGCAAATACAATCAACCTCACAGTCGCAGGTGATGTTGTTTCAGTCGCAATTGGTACCGCCTCAGCCACAGCATCACAGGTCGCAGTTCTGGTATTTGACCAACTGGATGCAATGTCTAATGGCACCACAGCCACCATTAACTCCGCTGCTGGTACCATCACCCTGGTTGATGCTGACGGTGACAATATTGCGATAACAGCAAGTTTTGCTTCAGCAGCCACTAGCATTGACTTAGGCGGCGGCCTTATTGCAAGTACCGGCGTTTCGGCTACAGCAACCGCCACTGGTACAGTGACTTATGCTACTGCAGCTCAAAGCATTAGCAGCACCGAGTCCGGCATAGCCTCACTAGCCGTAAGCGGCACCGGTGACTTCACCGCTACCGACTTAACTTTAGCAGCCACCTTTGCCACTACCGGCGTTGGCATTGCAGTAGGCAACAGTATCGCTGATGTTGATATATCAACAGTATCCGGTGCACAAAGTGCCATTGCTGTTACCGATGACGCAATATCAACCATCGATAACGCCCGAGCCGATTTAGGTGCGATTCAAAACCGCCTTGAATCAACGATTTCGAACTTGACCAGTATCTCCGAGAACGTATCCGCTGCGCGGTCACGGGTTCAGGATGCTGACTTTGCATCGGAAACGGCGAGCTTGACCCGGAACCAGATTCTGCAGCAAGCAGGTATCTCGGTACTGTCGCAGGCTAACTCATTACCACAGCAGGTATTATCACTGCTACAGTAA
- a CDS encoding MFS transporter, protein MSNTNQFGPVTLAPGYTRTNAFGFLLAAFTAIPLVSFINFAQPFLLEEVFHVPKEEQGVLTGQLAAMQEFIVLLLMGVVGASSDNFGRRIIMVVGLAILALGLVIYPLATAASDLYAYRIIFAIGASMVPVMYSVTLHDTSANKSRGVFTAMGSFCTGLGMVLISMQIGKLPQRLIAQGVDPIMAGRYAYWAMAALAVVVALLIHCMWKSGRATTATEKTPVLKLMREGFGEAATNPRIALSYFTAFASRGDLVVIGTFMSLWVVQSSSDFALTSAEGLARAGIMVAIVQGVAMIWAIAMGILSDRINRVASVCIGFTIAAFAYMNISFIDNPFSSSALFACALLGIGEISTIVSGSALIGEEAPAERRGSVLGVFNVIGATGILLGTYFGGVVFDGIGKTAPFMLMGIINGLVAVTALSILVFAPSHQNAKNNAD, encoded by the coding sequence GTGAGTAACACCAACCAATTTGGCCCCGTCACACTCGCACCAGGATATACCCGCACCAATGCTTTTGGGTTTTTACTAGCGGCGTTCACGGCAATCCCCTTGGTTAGTTTTATCAATTTTGCCCAACCCTTTTTACTGGAAGAGGTTTTCCACGTACCCAAAGAAGAGCAAGGCGTATTAACAGGGCAATTAGCCGCCATGCAAGAATTCATCGTGCTGTTGCTTATGGGCGTAGTGGGCGCCTCTTCCGATAATTTTGGTCGCCGCATTATCATGGTGGTTGGCTTAGCCATTCTTGCACTGGGACTCGTCATTTACCCTTTAGCCACAGCAGCTTCCGACCTGTATGCCTATCGCATAATTTTTGCTATAGGGGCAAGCATGGTGCCAGTGATGTATAGCGTCACACTCCATGACACCAGTGCCAATAAATCTCGCGGCGTTTTTACTGCCATGGGTAGTTTTTGTACCGGGCTCGGAATGGTACTTATTTCCATGCAAATAGGTAAGTTACCGCAGCGTTTAATTGCCCAGGGAGTCGACCCAATTATGGCCGGCCGCTATGCCTACTGGGCGATGGCCGCACTTGCAGTAGTGGTCGCTTTATTAATTCATTGTATGTGGAAAAGCGGTCGCGCCACCACAGCCACAGAGAAAACCCCTGTGCTAAAGCTAATGCGAGAAGGCTTCGGAGAAGCGGCCACCAATCCACGCATTGCCCTATCCTATTTCACCGCGTTTGCCTCCAGAGGAGATTTGGTGGTGATTGGTACGTTTATGTCTCTCTGGGTCGTGCAATCTTCATCAGACTTCGCCCTCACCAGCGCTGAAGGTTTAGCCCGCGCAGGCATTATGGTAGCCATCGTGCAAGGCGTAGCCATGATTTGGGCAATAGCAATGGGGATATTAAGTGACCGTATTAATCGTGTAGCCTCGGTATGCATTGGTTTTACCATCGCCGCTTTCGCCTATATGAATATTTCTTTTATCGATAATCCATTTTCCAGCTCGGCGTTATTTGCTTGCGCGCTGCTAGGTATAGGCGAGATCTCAACAATCGTTTCAGGCTCCGCACTTATCGGCGAAGAAGCGCCAGCAGAACGCCGAGGCTCCGTACTGGGCGTATTTAATGTAATCGGCGCTACGGGAATTTTACTGGGGACTTATTTTGGGGGCGTGGTTTTTGACGGTATTGGCAAGACCGCGCCTTTCATGCTAATGGGTATAATTAATGGCTTAGTTGCAGTGACAGCATTAAGTATTTTAGTTTTCGCGCCAAGCCACCAAAACGCTAAAAACAATGCTGACTAA
- the fliS gene encoding flagellar export chaperone FliS — MMNKGLAQYQQVNVNAGVEGASPHRLIQMLMEGVLQRLAEAKGAMQRKALADKGVACGKAITILSGLRDSLNKDVEGEIATNLDDLYDYMQRRVLEANLSSSEVIIDEVMALMRTVKSGWDGIAEAAA; from the coding sequence ATGATGAATAAAGGTTTAGCTCAATATCAGCAAGTAAATGTCAATGCCGGTGTCGAAGGTGCCTCTCCCCACCGTTTAATCCAAATGTTGATGGAAGGTGTGTTGCAGCGTCTGGCAGAAGCTAAGGGTGCAATGCAGCGCAAGGCCTTGGCCGATAAAGGGGTGGCTTGCGGCAAGGCGATTACCATTCTTAGTGGCTTGCGCGATAGTCTAAATAAGGATGTTGAGGGTGAAATTGCGACAAATCTCGATGATCTCTATGACTATATGCAGCGCCGAGTTCTTGAGGCCAATTTATCTAGTAGTGAAGTTATCATTGATGAGGTAATGGCATTAATGCGGACTGTTAAGTCGGGTTGGGACGGTATTGCCGAGGCAGCTGCATAA
- the greB gene encoding transcription elongation factor GreB codes for MKTNLITREGYAALKKELDFLWREERPEVTKKVSWAASLGDRSENADYQYNKKRLREIDRRVRYLRKRIEDAQIVDYSPQQDGKVFFGAWVEIENDAGESLRFRIVGVDEIYERKDYISIDSPMARALVKKSVDDEAVVPTPSGDVSWYVTNISYSSTQS; via the coding sequence GTGAAAACTAATTTAATTACCCGTGAAGGCTACGCCGCATTAAAAAAAGAATTGGATTTTCTGTGGCGTGAAGAAAGACCAGAAGTTACCAAAAAGGTTTCCTGGGCTGCGTCATTGGGTGATCGCAGTGAAAATGCCGATTATCAATATAATAAAAAACGTTTGAGAGAAATCGATAGACGTGTGCGCTATTTGCGTAAACGGATTGAAGATGCACAAATTGTAGATTACTCCCCGCAGCAGGATGGCAAGGTATTTTTTGGTGCTTGGGTAGAAATTGAAAATGATGCCGGGGAAAGTCTGCGTTTTCGTATTGTCGGTGTCGATGAAATCTACGAAAGAAAAGATTACATTTCGATTGATTCGCCTATGGCCAGGGCGTTAGTAAAAAAATCCGTTGATGATGAGGCGGTAGTGCCAACGCCTAGCGGTGACGTCAGTTGGTATGTGACAAATATTAGTTACTCGTCAACGCAGTCTTGA
- a CDS encoding bifunctional diguanylate cyclase/phosphodiesterase: MEPIEKSQEQPIILVVEDNPVERQLVGKILRNANFEVIAVDCGEVVLETVIDYQPDLILLDALLPDIDGFDVCEHLRAHPKGAYIPVIMLTGLDDVSSINRAYEVGATDFFTKPINHSLLVHRIRYLLRARLIMDQLRMSQQSLASAQQVAKLGHWELDVDRNRFKISEEMFRLYRLQGEYDEHDTSVLMERCHPDDRQYLFETLTTAIRELKETRVEHRIVFDDGTECYLEVHITVMRDEGAGTTHLLGISIDVTERKESEREILSLAYCDRLTGLSNRSLLEKFLEQVIPRAHMSGRGTALLSLDLDLFNRVNNSMGHSAGDSVLQKVSERLRELIHCADASQLLERLSLSTEASLDDFSKDMVARLAADTFIVVLGSVDRRSGDVERLAARIKDSFQQPFIYRGQELFVTGSIGIAYSESGGSTAEGLLQKADLALHEAKMQGRNEVREYSGDLVAKVSTHLSIQSDLRKALQNGEFQLFYQPKISTKDASVKGFEALIRWIHPVKGLIPPDQFITVAEETGQIVDIGQWVLETACVQNKRWLEMGLVDVRVAVNVAARQFKEGNLLEVVEGALARSGLSERNLELEITEGVLMSDPNTENVIAELRGRGVSIALDDFGTGYSSLSYITRFPIDTIKIDRCFVQDITINSDKAAIVSAVSNLSHGLNFNVVAEGVETEVELEVIRQLKCDEVQGYYYCRPMAADDISDWLRARDSSSLSSAG, from the coding sequence TTGGAACCCATAGAGAAATCGCAAGAGCAGCCAATTATTCTGGTAGTGGAAGATAACCCTGTCGAGCGTCAGCTAGTGGGTAAAATTCTGCGCAATGCCAATTTTGAAGTGATTGCGGTTGATTGTGGTGAGGTGGTGCTGGAGACGGTGATTGATTACCAGCCTGACCTTATTTTACTGGATGCCCTGCTGCCGGATATCGATGGCTTTGATGTATGCGAGCATTTGCGCGCTCATCCCAAGGGCGCTTATATCCCGGTCATTATGTTAACCGGTCTGGATGATGTTAGCTCAATCAACCGCGCCTATGAAGTTGGCGCTACAGACTTTTTCACTAAGCCAATCAATCATTCCTTATTAGTACATCGCATCCGGTATTTGCTGCGTGCGCGTTTGATTATGGATCAACTGCGTATGAGTCAGCAGTCCCTGGCCAGTGCGCAGCAAGTGGCAAAGTTGGGCCATTGGGAATTGGATGTTGATAGAAACCGGTTCAAAATTTCTGAAGAGATGTTCAGGCTATATCGTTTGCAGGGTGAGTACGATGAGCATGATACCTCAGTGTTGATGGAGCGTTGTCATCCTGATGATAGGCAGTATTTATTTGAAACGTTAACTACCGCTATTAGAGAGCTTAAAGAGACTAGAGTGGAGCACCGTATCGTCTTTGATGACGGAACTGAGTGTTATTTAGAGGTTCACATTACGGTGATGCGTGATGAAGGCGCAGGGACAACCCATTTATTAGGTATCAGTATTGATGTTACCGAGCGCAAAGAATCTGAGCGCGAAATTTTGAGTCTGGCTTATTGTGATCGATTAACAGGTTTGTCCAATCGTTCATTGCTTGAGAAATTTTTGGAGCAGGTTATTCCGCGTGCGCATATGAGTGGCAGGGGCACTGCATTGCTGTCGCTGGATTTGGACTTGTTTAATCGAGTCAATAATTCCATGGGACACAGTGCGGGTGATTCAGTTTTACAAAAAGTCTCTGAGCGATTACGTGAGTTAATTCATTGTGCAGACGCCAGTCAATTATTGGAACGTTTATCATTATCGACAGAAGCGTCACTGGATGATTTCTCTAAAGATATGGTGGCCAGATTGGCTGCCGATACTTTTATTGTTGTGCTGGGATCGGTGGATAGAAGGAGTGGTGATGTCGAGCGGCTTGCGGCCAGAATAAAAGATTCTTTTCAGCAGCCCTTTATCTATCGCGGTCAGGAGTTATTTGTTACTGGTAGTATTGGTATCGCTTATTCTGAGTCTGGTGGTAGTACGGCAGAAGGGTTGCTGCAAAAAGCTGACCTGGCACTGCATGAGGCCAAGATGCAGGGGCGCAATGAAGTGCGTGAGTACAGTGGTGATCTGGTTGCCAAGGTATCCACTCATTTATCTATTCAGAGTGATTTGCGTAAGGCCTTACAAAACGGCGAGTTTCAACTATTTTATCAGCCCAAAATTTCGACTAAAGATGCTTCGGTTAAAGGCTTTGAGGCTTTGATTCGCTGGATTCACCCAGTGAAAGGTTTAATTCCTCCCGATCAATTTATTACCGTTGCGGAAGAGACTGGCCAAATTGTAGATATTGGGCAATGGGTATTGGAAACCGCATGTGTGCAGAATAAGCGTTGGTTAGAAATGGGGTTGGTTGATGTAAGAGTGGCGGTCAATGTCGCAGCCCGCCAGTTTAAAGAGGGAAACCTACTGGAAGTTGTAGAAGGCGCATTAGCGCGAAGCGGGTTAAGTGAGCGTAATTTGGAGTTAGAAATTACCGAAGGTGTATTAATGTCGGACCCCAATACTGAAAATGTCATCGCGGAGCTGCGGGGCCGGGGTGTTTCTATTGCGCTGGATGATTTCGGTACAGGCTACTCTTCGCTGAGTTACATTACCCGTTTCCCCATTGATACGATTAAAATTGATCGCTGCTTTGTACAGGATATTACGATTAATTCCGATAAAGCAGCGATTGTATCTGCGGTGTCTAATTTATCGCATGGTTTGAACTTCAATGTAGTTGCCGAAGGCGTTGAGACTGAGGTGGAGTTGGAGGTGATTCGGCAGTTAAAGTGCGATGAGGTCCAGGGTTACTATTATTGTCGGCCGATGGCGGCAGATGATATTAGTGATTGGTTACGTGCAAGGGATTCTTCTTCGCTTTCCAGTGCTGGCTAG
- a CDS encoding TetR/AcrR family transcriptional regulator, producing the protein MARTKQIDSDTRQRLILAGEQLIGEMGIEGISLRQINTAAGQKNISAAHYHFGTKLGLVEAIYDYRMKQVNERREKMLDQNAGDIRALIEAWVYPMVDVMNESTSGSHYIRFLAKVSNHADNDIRKLWDAHHSSGLQKIATGLRQLLIDIPEKLFGMRFGLAMLQLIHALAEYERLIELSDDGEVISSALFVGNLVDVLVASLQAPIASITRQELMAQRAQRA; encoded by the coding sequence ATGGCTCGAACCAAACAAATTGATAGCGACACCCGGCAACGACTCATTCTTGCAGGGGAACAACTTATTGGCGAAATGGGTATTGAAGGCATCTCTCTACGCCAAATTAATACGGCTGCCGGGCAAAAAAATATTTCTGCAGCCCACTACCATTTCGGCACCAAGCTTGGATTAGTTGAAGCCATCTATGATTACCGCATGAAGCAAGTCAATGAACGACGAGAAAAGATGCTCGACCAAAATGCGGGCGATATCCGCGCCCTAATCGAAGCATGGGTTTACCCGATGGTAGACGTGATGAATGAATCTACTAGCGGCTCCCATTACATTCGCTTTCTGGCCAAAGTCAGCAACCACGCTGACAATGATATTCGTAAATTATGGGATGCTCATCACTCTTCCGGCCTGCAAAAAATAGCGACGGGCTTGCGTCAACTACTTATCGATATCCCTGAAAAATTATTCGGCATGCGCTTTGGTTTAGCAATGCTGCAGTTAATTCATGCACTGGCAGAATACGAAAGACTCATTGAATTATCAGACGATGGCGAGGTGATTAGCAGCGCACTTTTTGTAGGCAATTTAGTAGATGTATTAGTAGCAAGTCTACAAGCCCCGATAGCCAGCATCACTAGGCAAGAATTAATGGCACAACGTGCTCAACGCGCATAA
- a CDS encoding flagellar protein FlaG, whose protein sequence is MLNDIVNSGLQPTVKARENVAKPSQAQAEKAQPEQEVVEPTTAELQSAVSKLNDYVQNVQRTLSFSVEENTGTTVVQVYDSETEELIRQIPAEETIKLAASIEAQNATLLLKEQA, encoded by the coding sequence ATGCTTAACGACATTGTTAACAGTGGTTTACAGCCAACGGTAAAGGCCAGGGAAAATGTTGCAAAACCTTCCCAAGCCCAAGCTGAAAAGGCTCAACCTGAACAGGAAGTTGTAGAACCAACGACAGCAGAACTCCAGTCAGCCGTCAGCAAACTTAATGATTATGTTCAAAATGTACAAAGAACTCTATCATTCAGCGTTGAGGAAAATACCGGAACTACCGTTGTCCAAGTCTACGATTCTGAGACGGAAGAACTGATTCGACAAATACCTGCGGAAGAAACTATTAAGTTAGCGGCCTCGATTGAGGCACAAAACGCCACCCTGCTCCTTAAAGAACAGGCCTAG
- a CDS encoding DUF1796 family putative cysteine peptidase — protein MSEITQQLNSVKDQLSVFLGCEKILPLSLGQNCNTAWYLQQAGAKQFSGPFDWIFNSADILKHCLEDDFSTFLNKEMIYPVKDGAAAGHKMYHSSMFNHRNPLASGEDYDYHVRCVKRFLDAIVGVIPPVFICTLVNEPEKRVGWAKGFDASFQVPLGQTYNTYRECISFIASKNSLAKFVFIDQYTDQSLAISCDAPEENIFTIKLISNGRNTGVQYLQADDNQLALELYKSFVF, from the coding sequence ATGAGTGAAATTACTCAACAATTAAATTCTGTTAAAGACCAGCTCTCTGTTTTTTTAGGGTGCGAAAAAATATTGCCTTTATCCCTTGGGCAAAATTGTAACACTGCCTGGTATTTGCAGCAGGCAGGGGCGAAGCAGTTCTCCGGCCCATTTGATTGGATATTTAATTCTGCTGATATTCTAAAGCATTGTTTAGAAGATGATTTTTCTACTTTTCTGAATAAGGAGATGATTTATCCTGTTAAAGATGGGGCTGCGGCTGGACATAAGATGTATCACTCTTCTATGTTTAACCATCGTAATCCTTTAGCTTCCGGTGAGGATTACGATTACCACGTGCGTTGTGTTAAGCGTTTTTTGGATGCCATTGTTGGTGTAATACCTCCGGTTTTTATTTGCACTTTGGTTAATGAGCCAGAAAAAAGAGTTGGCTGGGCAAAAGGTTTTGATGCGTCTTTTCAGGTACCCTTAGGGCAGACTTATAATACATATCGTGAGTGCATAAGTTTTATTGCTAGTAAAAACTCTTTGGCAAAGTTTGTATTTATCGACCAGTATACAGATCAGTCTCTTGCTATTAGCTGCGATGCTCCTGAGGAAAATATTTTTACAATAAAGTTGATTTCCAATGGTAGAAATACCGGTGTTCAGTATCTTCAGGCCGATGATAATCAACTTGCTCTTGAGCTTTACAAGAGTTTTGTTTTCTAA
- a CDS encoding sigma-54 dependent transcriptional regulator, whose amino-acid sequence MWEDNNIIVIDDNAQRRHDAKVILDFLGDNPVTYSAGEWLELSADSAAKENSRQVRSLVFGESAASLEQRLNDAQQWDKSCPIILIGEHDLEQVSDIDLRHKVIAQLEFPPSYNKFMDSLHRAQVYREQYDINAGRVQQRDVQLFRSLVGTSRELQKVREMMAQVADKDVTVLITGESGTGKEVVARTLHYNSNRRDMPFVPVNCGAIPRELLESELFGHEKGAFTGAVTSRAGRFEMAQGGTLFLDEIGDMPLDMQVKILRVLQERSFERVGGNKTINTDVRIITATHRDLDTMIREGTFREDLYYRLNVFPIEMPPLRERVEDIPLLLNELITRLENEKRGSIRFNSAAIMSLCRHEWAGNVRELANLVERMAILHPYGVVGVQELPKKFRHVEEADEDLIIPESAKLDGMPTVASMDTTALLPVNGIDLKEYITALEKSLIKQALDDSVGVVARAAEKLKIRRTTLVEKMRKYDLQRS is encoded by the coding sequence ATGTGGGAAGATAATAACATTATCGTTATCGACGATAATGCCCAGCGTCGTCATGATGCTAAGGTCATTTTGGATTTTTTGGGTGATAACCCGGTTACCTACTCTGCTGGCGAGTGGCTTGAGCTAAGTGCGGACAGTGCGGCTAAGGAAAATTCTCGTCAGGTCAGGTCGTTAGTGTTTGGCGAGTCTGCTGCCAGTTTGGAGCAGCGCTTAAATGACGCTCAGCAATGGGATAAGTCTTGTCCCATTATCTTAATCGGTGAGCATGATCTGGAGCAGGTTTCAGATATTGATTTACGCCACAAAGTCATCGCGCAATTAGAATTTCCCCCCAGTTACAATAAATTTATGGATTCCTTGCATCGTGCGCAGGTCTATCGTGAGCAGTATGATATCAATGCCGGTCGGGTACAGCAGCGCGATGTTCAGCTGTTTCGCTCATTAGTGGGGACCAGTCGCGAATTGCAAAAAGTGCGTGAAATGATGGCGCAGGTAGCGGATAAAGATGTCACCGTGTTGATTACCGGCGAGTCTGGTACGGGTAAAGAAGTGGTTGCTCGTACTTTACACTACAACTCTAATCGCCGTGATATGCCTTTTGTGCCAGTGAACTGTGGCGCGATTCCTCGCGAGTTACTTGAAAGTGAATTGTTTGGTCATGAGAAGGGCGCTTTTACTGGTGCGGTAACCAGTCGTGCCGGTCGTTTTGAAATGGCTCAGGGCGGCACTTTGTTTCTTGATGAAATTGGTGATATGCCGCTAGATATGCAGGTGAAAATTCTGCGTGTTTTACAGGAACGTAGTTTTGAACGCGTCGGTGGCAATAAAACCATTAATACCGATGTGCGGATTATTACAGCAACCCACCGCGATTTGGATACAATGATTCGTGAAGGTACATTCCGCGAAGATTTATATTATCGACTCAATGTTTTTCCCATAGAAATGCCACCCTTGCGCGAGCGGGTGGAAGATATCCCGTTGTTGCTGAATGAATTAATTACCCGTTTGGAAAATGAAAAGCGCGGCTCTATACGGTTTAACTCAGCGGCGATTATGTCGCTGTGTCGTCATGAATGGGCGGGCAATGTCAGGGAGCTGGCCAATCTGGTGGAGCGGATGGCAATTTTACACCCCTACGGCGTGGTGGGTGTGCAGGAGCTGCCGAAAAAATTCCGCCATGTTGAAGAGGCGGATGAAGATTTAATTATTCCAGAGTCGGCCAAGCTGGATGGCATGCCGACAGTGGCGAGTATGGATACTACCGCGTTGCTACCGGTTAATGGTATTGATCTTAAGGAGTATATTACTGCCTTGGAGAAGAGTCTCATTAAGCAGGCGCTGGACGACAGTGTCGGTGTAGTAGCAAGGGCGGCAGAAAAATTAAAAATTCGCCGTACCACGCTGGTAGAAAAAATGCGTAAATACGACTTGCAGCGTAGCTAG